A single region of the Glycine max cultivar Williams 82 chromosome 20, Glycine_max_v4.0, whole genome shotgun sequence genome encodes:
- the LOC100820382 gene encoding putative vesicle-associated membrane protein — MGQDQNQRSLIYAFVSRGTVILAEYTEFSGNFNTIAFQCLQKLPASNNKFTYNCDGHTFNYLVDNGFTYCVVADESIGRQVPVAFLERVKDDFVAKYGGGKAATVAANSLNKEFGSKLKEHMQYCVEHPEEISKLAKVKAQVSEVKDVMMENIEKVLDRGEKIELLVDKTENLHHQAQDFRNSGTKIRRKMWLQNMKIKLIVLAILIALILIIVLSVCRGFNCGK, encoded by the exons atgggaCAGGATCAGAACCAGAGATCGCTGATCTACGCGTTCGTGTCTCGCGGCACGGTGATTCTCGCCGAGTACACTGAATTCAGTGGCAACTTCAACACAATCGCGTTCCAGTGCCTCCAGAAGCTCCCTGCCTCCAACAACAAGTTCACCTACAACTGTGACGGCCACACCTTCAACTACCTCGTCGACAACGGATTCA CTTATTGTGTTGTTGCGGATGAATCGATTGGGAGACAGGTGCCTGTGGCTTTTCTGGAGCGTGTGAAGGATGACTTTGTGGCCAAATACGGCGGCGGAAAGGCAGCAACCGTGGCTGCGAACAGCCTGAACAAGGAATTCGG GTCTAAGTTGAAGGAGCACATGCAGTACTGTGTTGAGCATCCTGAAGAGATAAGCAAGCTTGCTAAGGTGAAAGCTCAGGTTTCTGAAGTTAAAGATGTCATGATGGAGAACATTGAAAAG GTTCTGGACCGGGGGGAAAAGATAGAGCTTCTGGTTGACAAAACTGAAAATCTTCATCACCAG GCACAAGACTTCAGGAATTCTGGGACCAAAATTCGTAGAAAAATGTGGCTGCAAAACATGAAGATAAAGCTGATTGTGTTGGCGATTTTGATAGCCCTGATCCTCATAATAGTCCTTTCTGTCTGCCGTGGGTTCAATTGTGGAAAATAA
- the LOC100802069 gene encoding LOW QUALITY PROTEIN: glucan endo-1,3-beta-glucosidase (The sequence of the model RefSeq protein was modified relative to this genomic sequence to represent the inferred CDS: inserted 4 bases in 4 codons; substituted 1 base at 1 genomic stop codon) — protein MAEIEPCPFLLLALFSCTLFNASSTAKIGVNYGTVADNLPPPSTVAAFLISQTTIDRVKLFDANPAILRAFAGTGISVTVTVPNADIPSLSTLPAAQAWLSANLLPFLPATSDKTLISHILPTMKSLHEALTISNLTTIQVSTPHSLGILSTSNPPSAAAFRRGYDRAIFAPILNFHRETKSPFMINPYPFFGFSPTRDPRLNQTAXVLDHLTGFNYSNMFDAQMDAVFSAMKRLGFADVELIVAXTGWSSMGDPNQPGMDFDNAXYNGNLIKHVNSGRXMPNXTFKTYVFSLFNENLKPTVSERNSGLFKPDLTPVYHVAVYTAKQCEPIRRVME, from the exons ATGGCCGAAATCGAACCATGTCCCTTCCTTCTCCTCGCACTCTTCTCATGCACCCTCTTCAACGCTTCCTCCACCGCCAAAATTGGCGTCAACTACGGCACCGTCGCGGACAACCTCCCTCCGCCGTCAACCGTCGCAGCCTTCCTCATATCCCAAACCACCATCGACCGCGTCAAACTCTTCGACGCCAACCCCGCCATTCTCCGCGCCTTCGCCGGCACCGGAATCTCTGTCACCGTCACAGTCCCCAACGCCGACATCCCCTCCCTCTCCACACTCCCCGCCGCACAAGCCTGGCTCTCCGCCAACCTCCTCCCCTTCCTCCCGGCCACCTCCGACAAAACCCTAATTTCGCACATTCTCCCCACCATGAAATCGCTCCACGAAGCCCTAACAATCTCAAACCTCACCACAATCCAAGTCTCCACCCCTCACTCCCTCGGAATTCTCTCCACTTCAAATCCCCCCAGCGCCGCCGCGTTCCGCCGCGGCTACGACAGAGCCATCTTCGCGCCAATTTTAAACTTCCACCGCGAAACGAAATCCCCTTTCATGATAAACCCGTACCCGTTCTTCGGATTCTCCCCGACCCGAGACCCTCGCCTAAACCAAACGG GCGTTTTGGACCATCTCACGGGTTTTAACTACAGCAACATGTTCGATGCCCAGATGGACGCTGTTTTCTCTGCGATGAAGAGGCTCGGGTTTGCTGACGTGGAGCTTATCGTGG AAACGGGTTGGTCCTCTATGGGTGACCCGAATCAACCGGGTATGGATTTTGACAATG CATATAATGGGAATCTTATAAAGCACGTTAACTCTGGCA GTATGCCTAATTGAACATTCAAAACTTATGTCTTCTCTTTGTTTAATGAGAATCTCAAGCCTACTGTTTCTGAGCGGAATTCTGGGTTGTTTAAGCCTGATCTTACTCCGGTTTATCACGTTGCCGTCTACACTGCCAAACAG TGTGAGCCAATAAGGAGGGTCATGGAATGA